A window from Drosophila nasuta strain 15112-1781.00 chromosome 3, ASM2355853v1, whole genome shotgun sequence encodes these proteins:
- the LOC132789779 gene encoding serine protease inhibitor 42Dd-like: MALIKRKLFNRMANMMLLMLVLLQAPLPFAQDQSSIFSKRLAKFSINVYTKLVAQNSNQNIIFSPFSIQTCAAMARMGAKGKTAAQLDRGLKLISNNEAQIAESFHKVLAAYEKSSILHIANKIYIKAGYQLRDKFSSIIFKKFLSAVEPIDFSEDVRAAEKINSWVALRTNNLIKDIVDSSALTASTRLLLINAIHFKGNWVHQFPERDTGNEPFYGNTDKSIDVPMMNLKKRFRYATLDNLNATALELPYKDSDLSMLIVLPNSNTGLPQLERKLRITPLSQITEKLDWRDVIVKLPKFKSEFEVELKHTFKQLGMSDMFSNDADFSRMITTSDRLKVSKIIHKAVIEVNEKGTEAAAATASIIVGFSLPSLPREPKRFYADHPFNYYIINKQSIVLFAGKLINP, from the exons ATGGCGttgataaaaagaaaattattta ACCGTATGGCAAACATGATGCTCCTGATGCTGGTCCTATTACAAGCACCTCTGCCCTTCGCCCAAGATCAGTCCAGTATATTCTCGAAACGCTTGGCCAAATTTTCCATCAACGTGTACACCAAACTAGTCGCGCAGAACTCCAATCAAAACATCATCTTCTCACCCTTCTCAATCCAAACCTGTGCAGCCATGGCACGCATGGGTGCGAAAGGTAAAACAGCAGCTCAATTGGATCGCGGTCTTAAACTGATTTCCAATAATGAAGCACAGATTGCCGAGAGTTTCCACAAAGTACTCGCTGCATATGAAAAGAGTAGCATTCTTCACATTGCCAACAAGATATACATAAAAGCTGGCTATCAGCTTAGGGATAAGTTCAGTTCAATAATCTTTAAAAAGTTTCTATCCGCTGTCGAGCCCATAGACTTCTCCGAAGATGTAAGGGCTGCAGAGAAAATCAATTCCTGGGTCGCATTGCGAACCAATAACCTCATAAAAGATATAGTTGATTCAAGTGCATTGACGGCGAGTACGCGTTTGCTGTTGATCAATGCGATACACTTCAAAGGAAACTGGGTGCATCAATTTCCAGAGAGAGACACCGGAAATGAACCTTTCTATGGGAACACTGACAAAAGCATCGATGTACCCATGATGAACTTGAAAAAGCGTTTTAGATATGCAACACTCGATAATCTTAATGCCACTGCACTGGAATTGCCCTACAAAGACTCAGACTTGTCCATGCTGATCGTATTGCCTAATAGCAATACTGGTTTGCCACAACTGGAGAGGAAACTTCGGATAACTCCGCTGAGCCAGATTACGGAAAAACTTGACTGGAGGGACGTAATTGTCAAACTGCCTAAGTTTAAGTCCGAATTCGAGGTGGAGTTGAAACACACTTTTAAGCAG CTGGGAATGTCCGATATGTTCTCGAATGATGCTGACTTTAGCAGAATGATCACAACTTCGGACCGGTTAAAAGTGTCGAAAATCATTCACAAGGCTGTTATCGAGGTGAATGAGAAGGGCACTGAGGCAGCTGCAGCCACAG CTTCAATCATTGTTGGGTTCTCATTGCCCTCGTTGCCACGGGAGCCCAAAAGATTCTACGCAGACCATCCATTTAACTACTATATCATCAATAAGCAGAGCATTGTGCTCTTTGCTGGGAAGTTAATAAACCCTTAA